The segment ACCGGCTGTCCAGGGAGGGCATTATGGATGTGCAGATTACTCAGGATGATGTGATTTACTTCATTGTGACGGGGTCGGTTTTTCGGCGCGAACAAGAAGAGCGTCGATCCGTCGGACACGAACATTCATGGGGGCACGCTGGACGGGATCGTCGACATCTTCTGCCGCAACGGCGCGTAGAAAGGCCCTTCACGCGGTCAGCGGATCTTGTAGCTGATGGACATGCCGTCGTTCTTTTCCATGGAGGCGCGGATGATGACGGTGTCGTAGTCGGGGCTGGTCTGGATGTAGTCGAGAAAGTCCTTCATGGCGCGGGCCGAGGCGATGACGTTGTCGCCGACGACGACGGCGCCTTTGGCGAGCTTGGGTTCGAGGATCTTGAGGTACTTCAGATAGTCGCTCTTGACCGCGTCGAGAAAGACGAAGTCGATCGGGCCTTCGATCTCGTGCAGCGTCTTGAGGGCGTCGCCCTCGATGCAGGTGACGGTGTCCTGCAGGCCCATTTTCGCGACGTTCTCGCGCGTTTCGCGCACCGCTCGCGGATCGATTTCAAGGGTCCATAGGTGGCCGCCGGTCCGCTCGAAGGCGATCCCCATGTTGATCGCGCCGTACCCGCTGGCGGCGCCGACCTCGACGCCCCGCTTGGCGCCGGAGGCCTCGACGAGGATGCGCAGCATCATCGCGTCGCCGGGTGTGGTGTTCAGGCCCGTCCGGCGGAAGTCGTCGATGAACTGCTTGCGAAATTCGTCGCTTGGCCTGTCCTGCTCGGCGGCGTAGACCACCAGGGCGGCGAACGAAAGAACGACAACGATCAGAATACCAACGACCCAACGACGACGTCCCATACAGCACTCCCGAATCAATCTGTGACCTGCCACTTCAAACTTCAAACTTCACGCTTCACGCTTCACACTTCACACTTCACACTTGGCCCTATGGCCGTCTACGTCAGAACGGCCAGGGCGGCGTTGATCGTCTTGACGGCCTCGTCGATCTCCTCGGTGCTCTTGAAGCCGATGACGACGGCGTCGGTCAGGCCGGACTGCATGGCGAATCGGATCGCCGTCCGCCGGTCGGCGGCCTCGGTGAAATCGCCGTCCCCGATCAGCTTCATCCCGATGACGCCGTGGCCGTTCTGACGCATGATCCTGATCTGCTCGATCACCGGCAGCACGTGCGAGGCGTTACTGGTGGCGTTCCACGTCAGGGCCGGCGTATCCAGGTGCGCGCCCTGAGGGTTCAGCCGCACCAGGTTGACATCGACCCAGTCCAGGCGGGCCGAGAGTTCCAGCGCCGGCAGACTGTGGCACGAGACGCCGTGAACGCCGATGATCTTCTTTCCCTTGGCCTCTTCCAGTGCATCCATGACGCGTCTGCGCTCGTTGTCCCAGTCCGGTGTGACGGTGCAGTGGGTCAGCACGCTGTCGATATAGTCGGTCCCCAGCTCCTGCCGGAAGCGGTCGAGCACCTCCAGCGGCTTCTCGGGGTTGCCCCCCATCTTGGTCTGGATGAAGAACTTCTCTCGCGGCAGGCCCTGGATGGCCTGGCGAATCCACTCGTGGGTCTGGTACGACTGGGCGGTGTCGAGGTAGGTCAGGCCCTGGTCGTAGGCGTATCGAATCAGACGGTTGAACCCGTCGTGGCCGAGGGCCCGCTGGACGTTGCCGCTGTGGCTGCCGCAGCCGACACCGAGCCGGCTGAGCTTCAGGCCCGTTCGGCCCAGCGCGACCTGGTCGGCGGCTGTCTTTCGGGCCGCCCTGGCCGCACCGGCGGTCAGAGGCGACAGCGCGATGCCGCTGGCGACAGCAGCGGTCGCGGCGATGAACTGGCGTCGGGAAATCTCCGGGCTATACATGGGTGTGTCCTCCCAATGGCACGATGAAGGGCTCCTTGATGGCTTCGATTGCTACCGTCCCGCCGACATCGGTCCGGCGGGACACAGAACACAACGGCCCTATGATCGCAAATTGGGCCTTGAACTGCAACGGCGTCGTTCCCGGAGAATACTGACGACGACGGCAAAGGTTCATTTCAGCAAACGGGATCATGATAGGGCGGTCTTTCGGCCAGGGTCGCCATATCTACCGGCGGAACCAGGGGTTTTCGGCGAGACCCGAGCAGGGGCGGCAATTGCACGACCATCAGGCCCGCCAGCATCAGGGCGCAGCCGGCCAGGCCGCGAAGACCCATGCGTTCGTGGAGGATCAGCCAGCCGGCCACGGCGGCGAAGACAGTCTCAAGGCTCATGATGATCGCCGCGTGGGCCGGCGGCGAGGTCCGCTGACAGATCACCTGGAGCGTGAAGGCCACCCCCGCCGAGAGAACCCCGCCGTAGAGAATGGGGATGGTGGCCGCGCGGATCGCGTCAGCGCCGATCGGCTCGCCGAGCAGGGCGACCAGAAAGCTCAGCGCCGAGCAGACCAGAAACTGCGCGCAGGCCAGACGCAGCGGGTCGCCCCGCTTGGCCAGATAGCCGAT is part of the Anaerobaca lacustris genome and harbors:
- a CDS encoding aldo/keto reductase, with product MYSPEISRRQFIAATAAVASGIALSPLTAGAARAARKTAADQVALGRTGLKLSRLGVGCGSHSGNVQRALGHDGFNRLIRYAYDQGLTYLDTAQSYQTHEWIRQAIQGLPREKFFIQTKMGGNPEKPLEVLDRFRQELGTDYIDSVLTHCTVTPDWDNERRRVMDALEEAKGKKIIGVHGVSCHSLPALELSARLDWVDVNLVRLNPQGAHLDTPALTWNATSNASHVLPVIEQIRIMRQNGHGVIGMKLIGDGDFTEAADRRTAIRFAMQSGLTDAVVIGFKSTEEIDEAVKTINAALAVLT
- a CDS encoding O-methyltransferase; protein product: MGRRRWVVGILIVVVLSFAALVVYAAEQDRPSDEFRKQFIDDFRRTGLNTTPGDAMMLRILVEASGAKRGVEVGAASGYGAINMGIAFERTGGHLWTLEIDPRAVRETRENVAKMGLQDTVTCIEGDALKTLHEIEGPIDFVFLDAVKSDYLKYLKILEPKLAKGAVVVGDNVIASARAMKDFLDYIQTSPDYDTVIIRASMEKNDGMSISYKIR